In one window of Plasmodium berghei ANKA genome assembly, chromosome: 14 DNA:
- a CDS encoding mitogen-activated protein kinase phosphatase 1, putative: MIYDPIDFEALKKEIKNEEENNSVRTGNQYNILSNAKIKFKIINPFYLYNYMQLLLDQGKNKSIFIVDIRNENFHNQGYIKNSIHISDANKINAIKNDIIKKKNENIKIIFYDNEDTQDLNKYHNIVVFHFSDLKADFYFLKGGYANWKKEFYFLCLKGDQKGAAIPSIIVNTTLNITTNHINSLSSIDSLASYINYPIKICDNVYVGNLIHINNALVYKYLEILCIYDLTSSGFVMKNNKGIKYLRYNTAKGELEYKNFQKDSSINYTNFLDNCMISHIISSMVLNINFDHIEDVKIENNSDNTINESGKNILENNAIINNNKYQPNNLKKNILIICNDGIKDESNKQKINSISLIISMCYIIYSKKYNLNLAIAYMIKICNNLNIASQTRTILQNFYNYLVRINFNIHINSSSKDNINNRKCKIENFQDSSISTKGKLPNNNNNRDIQQPQINNSNKSMVINALKNEELLNLIKKYEVNISHVLLDYSKEYAVYINREYIIEDIEIIEEKAQEIEYTYYEYLIQSLLYYIYNKKEQDINYDKINIVLKLLKNINSNNKIDNSYKFPYCSLILISLCKILNFENSTEFENTEKIKYESYTNIKFDIFSILCNSIIACIDFIIYNYENNCNFKIASKEYELTIKITSQELKDKFIDKNIYMIFLSLKYLLSVFFQFYLYPFISKKKSSYIDQIYNTLQQVDKFADYYYSIFNININSFITDNYKAQVCPFDYLPLYLSDILRPFIIITNYLE; encoded by the coding sequence ATGATATATGATCCCATCGATTTTGAAGCTTTGAAAAAGGAAATCAAAAACGAAGAGGAAAATAACAGCGTCAGAACTGGCAatcaatataatatattatcaaatgcaaaaataaaatttaaaataataaatccCTTCTAcctatataattatatgcaACTCCTTTTAGACCAggggaaaaataaaagtatatttatCGTAGATATAAGAAATGAAAACTTCCATAATCAgggatatattaaaaattctaTACACATAAGTGATgctaacaaaataaatgcaattaaaaatgatataataaaaaaaaaaaatgaaaatattaaaattatattttatgataatGAAGATACTCAGGATTTAAATAAGTATCATAATATTGTggtttttcatttttcagATCTTAAAGctgatttttattttttaaaaggaGGTTATGCAAATTGGAAAAaagaattttattttctttgcTTAAAGGGTGATCAAAAAGGTGCTGCCATTCCTTCTATTATTGTAAATACTACTCTTAATATCACAACTAATCATATTAATAGTCTTAGCAGTATCGACTCTCTGGCTTCATATATTAACTATcccataaaaatatgtgacAACGTCTATGTAGGAAATTTGATCCATATTAATAATGCGcttgtatataaatacttagaaatattatgcatatatgaTTTGACTTCCTCTGGTTTtgttatgaaaaataataaagggATCAAATATTTAAGGTACAATACTGCAAAAGGAGAActtgaatataaaaacttCCAAAAAGATTCTTCCATAAATTATACTAATTTTTTAGATAATTGTATGATTTCTCACATTATAAGTAGTATGGTTttaaacataaattttGATCATATAGAAGACgtaaaaattgaaaataattctgATAATACTATAAACGAGtctggaaaaaatatattagaaaataatgctattataaataacaataagTATCAGcctaataatttaaaaaaaaatattttaataatatgtaaTGATGGAATAAAAGATGAAtcaaataaacaaaaaattaatagtaTTAGCTTAATAATTTCGATgtgttatattatatatagtaaaaaGTATAACCTTAATTTAGCAATTGCTTATATGATTAAAATATGCAATAATCTAAATATAGCTTCCCAAACCCGAActattttacaaaatttttacAACTACTTAGTAcgaattaattttaatatacatataaattcaTCTTCTAaggataatataaataatcgaaaatgtaaaattgAGAACTTTCAAGACTCTTCTATTAGTACTAAGGGTAAACTTCccaataacaataataacaGAGACATACAGCAACCACAAATTAacaattcaaataaatcaatGGTAATAAAtgctttaaaaaatgaagaactTCTTAacttaattaaaaaatatgaagtAAATATTTCCCATGTTCTACTAGACTATTCAAAGGAATATGctgtttatataaatagagAGTATATAATTGAAGATATTGAAATAATTGAAGAAAAGGCTCAAGAAATTGAATATACTTATTATGAGTATTTAATTCAATCTTTgttatattacatatataataaaaaggagCAGGATATAAActatgataaaataaacattgtattaaaactattaaaaaacatcaatagcaataataaaatagacAACTCATATAAATTCCCTTATTGctcattaattttaataagcTTATGTAAAATTcttaattttgaaaattcgACTGAGTTCGAAAAtacagaaaaaataaaatatgaatcgTATACAAATATcaaatttgatatattttccatattaTGTAATAGTATTATTGCATGTAttgattttattatatataactatgaaaataattgtaattttaaaatagcTTCAAAAGAATACGAATTAACGATAAAGATTACATCTCAGGaattaaaagataaatttattgataaaaatatttatatgatatttttatcattaaaatatttattaagtgtttttttccaattttatctttatccatttatttcgaaa
- a CDS encoding AAR2 protein, putative, producing MIGTGVSNGNPNDGDNYFLYNDKCSLVLVIDYEAKNEKDVYKSADKNAESNVISLLDNINCEKENELMSEELNNRIINEANSGINSKNLTDEKFEEMILSTFKKNNFGKINNSSKEHGSFKESIKLNVGLDYSNFSIDTQYKIIKFITKGSHFLYWSDDVLVGTRNDITKEFKMNEMKKNNCEEMRNSRFVYFDAENKLLVLKYNLKDKNFQYLKEENSIYKYFFDLHKIDFMDDNLIKYNKDSIMIYPYTYTKIWKSVTSYINDEVINKIEPVNKTFSSSFLEEGKKDKDSGNKGEINFYNQPYMFYSVIPKYPTNIASKKESKKYEEKEENDEAYNDKNNKKEDGVSEESNGYKNNEIDNYTKNTAYFECINIDNKYNKYIPSNLTLINLERYWILEEIIKQEYTYIYYNDEKKEAFYKYSNKLFYILGEFQFSFILFHIGFNYQSFIQWRNLFELFSNSQILVTKHADFFEKLLKVVSIHLSYLSDDFFDNKENSFILFGVYNIFDIISNIEDTHENIKSAVDSIDIIIYNKLGLHIPDLSFVYEEYQPTYVNDD from the exons ATGATTGGAACAGGCGTTTCAAATGGAAACCCGAATGATGGAgacaattattttttgtataacgACAAATGCTCTCTTGTTTTGGTAATTGATTATGAGgcgaaaaatgaaaaagatgTCTATAAGAGTGCAGATAAAAATGCTGAAAGTAATGTAATAAGTTTGTtggataatataaattgtgaaaaagaaaatgaactAATGAGTGAAGAGTTGAATAATAGAATAATTAATGAAGCAAATTCTGGaataaatagtaaaaatttAACTGATGAAAAATTTGAAGAAATGATATTAAGTACATTCAAAAAGAATAattttggaaaaataaacaatagTAGTAAAGAACATGGTTCATTTAAAGAAAGTATAAAATTGAATGTAGGATTAGATTATTCTAATTTTTCAATTGATAcacaatataaaattattaaatttataacaAAAGGAAgtcattttctttattgGAGTGATGATGTATTAGTTGGTACTAGAAATGATATAACTAAAGAATTTAAAATGaatgaaatgaaaaaaaataattgtgaAGAAATGAGAAATAGTAGATTTGTTTACTTTGATgcagaaaataaattattagtcttaaaatataacttAAAAGATAAgaattttcaatatttaaaagaagaaaatagtatttataaatatttttttgatctTCATAAAATTGATTTTATGGATGATAATTTaatcaaatataataaagacTCTATTATGATTTATCCATACacatatacaaaaatatggaaaagTGTAACTAGCTATATTAATGATGAAGTAATCAATAAAATCGAACCTGTTAATAAAACGTtttcttcttcttttttagAAGAGGGCAAAAAAGATAAGGATAGTGGAAATAAAggtgaaataaatttttataatcagCCATACATGTTTTATTCTGTAATTCCAAAATATCCTACAAATATAGCAAGTAAAAAGGAGTCTAAGaaatatgaagaaaaagaagaaaatgacgaggcatataatgataaaaacaataaaaaggAAGATGGTGTTTCAGAAGAAAGCAatggatataaaaataatgaaatagaTAATTACACGAAGAATACAGCTTATTTCGAATGTAttaatattgataataaatacaacAAGTATATTCCCTCAAATTTAACTTTGATAAATTTAGAAAGATATTGGATACTGgaagaaataattaaacaagaatatacatacatatattataacgatgaaaaaaaagaagcgttctataaatattcaaataaacttttttacattttggGGGAATTtcaattttcttttatactATTTCATATAGGGTTTAATTATCAATCTTTTATACAGTGGagaaatttatttgaacTTTTTTCGAATTCTCAAATTTTGGTGACTAAGCATGCAG atTTCTTTGAAAAGTTATTAAAGGTTGTAAGTATTCATTTAAGCTATTTGAGTGAcgatttttttgataataaagaaaatagtTTCATTCTTTTTGGagtttataatatttttgacaTAATTAGCAATATAGAAGATACtcatgaaaatataaaaagtgCTGTTGATTCAATagatataattatttataacaaGTTAGGTCTGCATATCCCAGATCTATCTTTTGTATATGAGGAATATCAGCCAACGTATGTTAATGATGACTAA